In a genomic window of Mycolicibacter heraklionensis:
- a CDS encoding alpha/beta fold hydrolase, with translation MTTPTTTTVTSADGVTLAVHAYTDLDPKRTTILAIHGYPDNHHVWDGVARELIEQHPGRYNVVAYDVRGAGTSSAPADRSGYRFPHLIADVAAVIEHLGRLGVNQVHLLGHDWGSIQGWAAITDPAVAAKVGSYTSISGPHLDYAGRFLRSARNLRTLADVVRQLLESSYIWLFLTPRVPEAAFRSGLGVRVLGWLDRIGRSGKPQPAMPRGENDYVNGLNLYRANMPRPFLKPSRPLPATDVAVQVLAPRLDLFVSPALQRYTGSIPANHRVLDIDGGHWVVIDRPEVIARLTDEWVQQSVAGGAGASGDDLRHA, from the coding sequence ATGACCACCCCCACCACTACCACTGTGACGTCAGCCGACGGTGTGACCCTGGCGGTGCACGCCTACACGGATCTGGACCCGAAGCGGACGACCATCCTGGCGATCCACGGCTACCCGGACAACCACCACGTGTGGGACGGGGTGGCTCGTGAGCTCATCGAGCAGCACCCGGGCCGCTACAACGTCGTCGCCTACGACGTACGCGGTGCGGGGACGTCCTCGGCGCCGGCGGATCGGTCGGGTTACCGATTCCCGCACCTGATCGCCGATGTCGCCGCGGTGATCGAACACTTGGGCCGACTGGGTGTGAACCAGGTTCACCTCCTGGGCCACGACTGGGGTTCGATCCAGGGTTGGGCCGCCATCACCGACCCGGCCGTGGCGGCCAAAGTCGGCTCCTACACCTCGATTTCGGGTCCACACCTGGATTACGCCGGCCGGTTCCTGCGCTCGGCGCGCAACCTTCGCACGCTCGCCGACGTCGTCAGGCAGCTGCTGGAGTCGAGCTACATCTGGTTGTTCTTGACCCCGCGGGTTCCCGAGGCGGCCTTCCGGTCCGGTCTGGGCGTCAGAGTCCTTGGCTGGCTTGACCGTATCGGTCGCTCTGGCAAGCCGCAGCCGGCCATGCCCCGAGGCGAGAACGACTACGTCAACGGGCTCAACCTGTACCGCGCGAACATGCCGAGGCCTTTTCTGAAGCCGTCGCGGCCGCTGCCCGCCACCGATGTCGCGGTGCAGGTGCTCGCGCCCCGCTTGGATCTGTTCGTCAGCCCGGCCCTGCAGCGGTACACCGGATCGATCCCGGCCAACCATCGGGTGCTCGACATCGACGGCGGCCACTGGGTGGTCATCGATCGCCCCGAGGTCATCGCCCGGCTCACCGACGAGTGGGTGCAACAGAGCGTGGCCGGCGGTGCCGGCGCGTCCGGCGATGACCTTCGACACGCCTGA
- a CDS encoding transposase, whose product MTELHWPSEAVTHMWDKHRTTVEMATEAVSNPDAVGFIPDPKRRSGKSSRFIGFSPTADAVLVVIVVDHEDRPYGANCWPANATDQNTYRERNNP is encoded by the coding sequence GTGACCGAGTTGCACTGGCCCAGCGAAGCGGTCACCCATATGTGGGACAAACACCGCACCACCGTCGAGATGGCAACCGAAGCCGTCAGCAATCCCGACGCGGTGGGGTTCATCCCCGACCCCAAGCGCCGCTCGGGCAAAAGCAGCCGGTTCATCGGCTTCTCGCCGACCGCAGACGCAGTCCTCGTCGTCATCGTCGTTGACCACGAGGACCGGCCATACGGCGCGAACTGCTGGCCGGCCAACGCCACCGACCAGAACACATACCGGGAAAGGAACAACCCGTGA
- a CDS encoding CDGP domain-containing protein: MKRYLTGGLATALAAAGLATGWLIASAPAAHAGCQDNPLLFFSTAQKCDGPIQPDGSWQRCVIYYYEPPKSPPSQQDCHQMGPVGQQYPFHSFYMPETHIDP; this comes from the coding sequence GTGAAGCGCTACCTCACCGGAGGCCTGGCCACCGCGCTGGCGGCAGCCGGACTCGCGACCGGGTGGCTGATCGCCTCGGCGCCGGCGGCCCATGCCGGTTGTCAGGACAACCCGCTGCTGTTCTTCTCCACCGCCCAGAAGTGCGACGGCCCGATTCAGCCCGACGGCAGCTGGCAGCGCTGCGTCATCTATTACTACGAGCCGCCGAAATCACCACCGTCGCAACAGGACTGCCATCAGATGGGGCCGGTGGGCCAGCAGTACCCGTTCCACTCGTTCTACATGCCGGAAACCCACATCGACCCGTAG
- a CDS encoding PDR/VanB family oxidoreductase has translation MAPQIWDSRPADLYGRRKHDRLFNALWAAVTVFGGMAALSRWKPSRVAPVSRTIAAVVTKREMVTSDVVALTLADPDGGLLPSWTPGGHIDVQLPSGRRRQYSLCGVPGRRTEYRIAVRRLDDGGGGSVEMHESYAEGDTLLFEGPRNAFYLGTGESDVLFVIGGIGVTPMLPMLREAAQRGIDWRAVYAGRSRADMPLLDEVLAVDPGRVTVWADDEHGRFAGTDELLAGAGPHTAVYVCGPTAMLEAVRVTRDEHADAPLHYERFSPPPVVDGVPFELELARSGRVLKIPADRSALDVMLDADPTTACSCRQGFCGTCKVKVMAGSAGQVDRRGRTAEGDDEMLVCVSRANGGRIVIDA, from the coding sequence ATGGCGCCGCAGATCTGGGATTCGCGTCCCGCCGACCTGTACGGCCGGCGAAAGCATGACCGGTTGTTCAACGCGCTCTGGGCAGCGGTCACGGTATTCGGTGGCATGGCCGCACTTTCGCGGTGGAAGCCGTCCCGAGTAGCCCCGGTGTCCCGGACGATCGCGGCCGTCGTCACCAAGCGGGAGATGGTGACCAGCGACGTGGTGGCCCTCACCCTGGCAGACCCCGACGGCGGACTGTTGCCGTCCTGGACGCCGGGCGGTCACATCGATGTGCAGCTGCCGTCGGGCCGCCGCCGGCAGTACTCGCTGTGCGGCGTGCCGGGACGTCGCACCGAGTACCGCATCGCGGTGCGCCGGCTCGATGACGGCGGCGGCGGCTCGGTCGAGATGCACGAGTCCTACGCCGAGGGCGACACGTTGCTGTTCGAGGGGCCGCGCAACGCGTTCTATCTGGGCACCGGTGAGAGCGACGTGCTGTTCGTCATCGGCGGAATCGGCGTGACCCCGATGCTGCCGATGCTGCGCGAGGCTGCCCAGCGCGGAATCGATTGGCGCGCGGTGTATGCCGGCCGCAGCCGAGCCGACATGCCGTTGCTGGACGAGGTGCTGGCTGTGGATCCCGGGCGGGTCACGGTGTGGGCCGACGACGAGCACGGCCGTTTCGCCGGCACCGACGAACTGTTGGCCGGAGCCGGACCGCACACCGCGGTGTACGTGTGCGGGCCGACCGCGATGCTCGAGGCGGTGCGCGTCACCCGCGACGAACACGCCGACGCTCCGCTGCACTATGAACGATTCAGTCCGCCACCGGTGGTCGACGGGGTGCCCTTCGAGTTGGAGCTGGCCCGGTCGGGCCGCGTACTGAAGATTCCCGCGGACCGCTCGGCGCTGGACGTGATGCTCGACGCCGATCCGACGACCGCGTGCTCGTGCCGGCAGGGATTTTGCGGCACCTGCAAGGTCAAGGTCATGGCCGGCAGTGCGGGACAAGTCGACCGGCGTGGACGCACCGCAGAGGGCGACGACGAGATGCTGGTCTGCGTCTCGCGGGCCAATGGGGGGCGGATCGTCATCGACGCGTGA
- a CDS encoding peroxiredoxin, whose translation MTTTENAPIVQMPRIGDPAPTFTAVTTQGEINFPGDYAGKWVILFSHPADFTPVCTSEFVTFASMQEEFAAYNTDLVGLSVDGLYSHIAWLRTIKDKIAFRDMRNVEVTFPLIDDVSMQVAGKYGMIMPGEDTTKAVRAVFFVDPRGTIRAIIYYPLSIGRNFDELLRVVKALQAADHFDVATPADWRPGEPVIVPTAGSCGTAKERMDGDVEGLDCQDWFFCTKQIAVQEVEAAIRSGQPDA comes from the coding sequence ATGACCACGACAGAGAACGCGCCGATCGTGCAGATGCCCCGCATCGGCGACCCGGCACCGACCTTCACTGCGGTCACCACCCAGGGCGAGATCAACTTCCCCGGCGACTACGCCGGCAAGTGGGTGATCCTGTTCTCCCATCCGGCGGACTTCACGCCGGTGTGCACCAGTGAGTTCGTGACGTTCGCGTCGATGCAGGAGGAGTTCGCCGCCTACAACACAGACCTGGTGGGCCTGTCTGTGGACGGCCTCTACAGCCACATCGCCTGGCTGCGGACGATCAAAGACAAGATCGCCTTCCGCGACATGCGCAACGTCGAGGTCACCTTCCCGCTGATCGACGACGTCTCGATGCAGGTCGCCGGCAAGTACGGAATGATCATGCCAGGGGAAGACACCACGAAGGCTGTGCGCGCGGTCTTCTTCGTCGACCCGCGCGGGACCATCCGGGCGATCATCTACTACCCGCTGAGTATCGGTCGCAACTTCGACGAACTGTTGCGGGTGGTGAAGGCCCTGCAGGCCGCGGACCACTTCGACGTTGCGACACCGGCGGATTGGCGCCCGGGTGAGCCGGTGATCGTGCCGACCGCCGGTTCCTGCGGAACCGCCAAGGAGCGCATGGACGGCGACGTCGAAGGCCTCGACTGCCAGGATTGGTTCTTCTGCACCAAGCAGATCGCCGTACAAGAGGTCGAGGCGGCCATTCGGTCCGGGCAACCTGACGCGTAG
- a CDS encoding NAD(P)/FAD-dependent oxidoreductase, with product MARVAILGAGIAGHTAAMHLRRMLPRKHEVVVVSPEPDWNFIPSNIWVGVGRMEAKKVLIPLEPIYKRKGIGFHQGFATTIHPAGSPEQPSPSVDFTYTDPVRSGETGSLTYDYLINATGPKLNFAATPGLGPDGHSWSVCTAAHAAETAKAFNQVVAKLKTGQKQRLVIGVGHGTSTCEGAAFEYTFNVEHMLRAAGVRDLAEVIYLTNEYELGDFGVDGMKFVDKGFTQSSRLWTESLFRERGVKAITQAHVSEVMDGKLRYEQLDGTEHDLDFDFAMLLPPFRGAGLSAYDKDGADITSTLFAPSGFLKVDADYSGKPYEEWSADDWPRTYESCAYPNIFAPGIAFAPPHSISQPRKSPNGTVITPSPPRTGMPSGIMAKTVAQTIRDRIARGGQAPAHHASMAAMGAACVASAGAGFRDGSAAAMTMFPVVPDPVKYPQTGRDLAGTYGEIGLAGHWIKALLHHLFIYKAKANPLWWLIPE from the coding sequence ATGGCCCGAGTCGCCATCCTCGGTGCCGGAATTGCCGGACACACCGCCGCAATGCACCTTCGCCGAATGCTCCCCCGTAAACATGAGGTCGTGGTGGTCTCGCCCGAGCCGGACTGGAACTTCATTCCGTCGAACATCTGGGTCGGGGTGGGCCGGATGGAGGCGAAGAAGGTGCTCATCCCGCTGGAGCCGATCTATAAGCGCAAGGGAATCGGCTTCCATCAGGGGTTTGCCACCACCATTCATCCCGCGGGCAGCCCCGAGCAGCCGTCACCGTCGGTGGACTTCACCTACACCGATCCCGTGCGTAGCGGCGAGACCGGCAGCCTCACCTACGACTACCTCATCAACGCCACCGGCCCGAAGTTGAACTTCGCCGCCACGCCCGGACTCGGACCCGACGGGCACTCCTGGTCGGTGTGCACCGCCGCACACGCCGCCGAGACGGCCAAGGCGTTCAACCAAGTCGTCGCCAAACTCAAAACCGGCCAGAAGCAGCGTCTGGTCATCGGCGTCGGGCACGGCACCTCCACGTGCGAGGGGGCGGCCTTCGAGTACACCTTCAACGTCGAGCACATGCTGCGCGCCGCCGGCGTCCGCGACCTCGCCGAGGTCATCTACCTGACCAACGAATACGAACTCGGCGACTTCGGTGTGGACGGAATGAAATTCGTCGACAAGGGCTTCACCCAGTCGAGCCGGCTGTGGACCGAGTCACTGTTCCGGGAACGTGGCGTCAAAGCCATCACTCAGGCGCACGTGAGCGAGGTGATGGACGGCAAGCTGCGCTACGAGCAACTCGACGGTACCGAGCACGACCTCGACTTCGACTTCGCGATGCTGCTGCCGCCGTTCCGGGGTGCCGGCCTGAGCGCCTATGACAAAGACGGTGCCGACATCACCTCCACTCTGTTCGCGCCATCGGGTTTCCTGAAGGTGGATGCCGATTACTCGGGCAAGCCCTACGAGGAGTGGTCTGCCGACGACTGGCCGCGCACCTACGAATCCTGTGCCTACCCGAACATCTTCGCCCCGGGCATCGCCTTCGCCCCACCGCACTCGATCTCGCAACCGCGCAAGAGCCCCAACGGGACGGTCATCACCCCCAGCCCGCCACGCACCGGCATGCCGTCGGGCATCATGGCCAAGACGGTCGCCCAGACCATCCGCGACCGTATCGCCCGCGGCGGCCAAGCCCCGGCCCACCACGCCTCGATGGCGGCCATGGGCGCCGCATGCGTGGCATCGGCCGGCGCCGGGTTTCGCGACGGCTCCGCCGCGGCGATGACGATGTTCCCAGTCGTTCCCGACCCGGTGAAATACCCGCAGACCGGCCGCGATCTGGCAGGCACCTACGGTGAGATCGGGCTGGCCGGCCACTGGATCAAGGCGCTGCTGCACCACCTGTTCATCTACAAGGCCAAGGCCAATCCGTTGTGGTGGCTGATCCCCGAGTGA
- a CDS encoding flavodoxin family protein — translation MFEAVLSGATDPQIEGVDVVRRAALEVSPSDMLAADGYLLGSPANLGYISGALKHAFDVCYYPILDSTRGRPFGLYLHGNEGTEGAERAVDSITTGLGWVKAADYVVVSGKPDKSDLEACWELGATVAAQLMD, via the coding sequence ATGTTCGAGGCGGTGCTGTCCGGGGCGACGGACCCGCAGATCGAGGGCGTCGACGTGGTGCGCCGCGCCGCGCTCGAGGTGTCGCCCAGCGACATGCTGGCCGCCGACGGCTACCTGCTGGGCAGCCCGGCCAACCTGGGCTATATCAGCGGGGCGCTCAAGCACGCCTTCGACGTCTGCTATTACCCGATCCTGGACTCGACCCGCGGCAGGCCGTTCGGCCTCTACCTGCACGGCAACGAAGGCACCGAAGGCGCCGAACGGGCCGTCGACTCCATCACGACGGGGCTGGGATGGGTCAAAGCGGCCGACTACGTGGTGGTTTCGGGCAAGCCGGACAAGTCCGACCTGGAAGCGTGCTGGGAGCTTGGCGCGACGGTGGCCGCGCAGTTGATGGACTGA
- a CDS encoding alpha/beta hydrolase — protein MSGVAEVHRASLRARIIYAVFAAVMPRLVRWVSRRGGPEAMPGMLAQLGRRTNTVARLQRLRPYFRIRFTRELAAGVPVETVRRADCVAPLGDGAVLYFHGGGFFTGGFDTHLHVVAALARRTGLPVVHVDYRQFPDVSVDGSVEDCVGAYRWLLEQGADPAKTVIAGDSAGGFLTFATALRSQQEGLPAPAGVIGISALLELDGTARSTHPNMGTDAFGIADALPDLVEHVCPSLPMRHDLSPINGRLETMPPALLIAAESEILRCDNERLHAALLDHGRSSRLELWAHQVHAFPALFPFLPESRAAFDLIVRFVAERLADPGESGETRREVS, from the coding sequence ATGTCTGGTGTTGCTGAGGTCCATCGCGCGAGTTTGCGGGCCAGGATCATCTACGCCGTCTTCGCGGCGGTGATGCCGCGGTTGGTGCGGTGGGTCAGCCGCCGCGGGGGCCCCGAGGCCATGCCCGGAATGTTGGCGCAGTTGGGCCGGCGTACCAACACCGTCGCCCGCCTGCAACGGCTGCGCCCGTACTTCAGGATCCGTTTCACCCGCGAACTCGCCGCAGGGGTTCCGGTCGAGACCGTTCGCAGAGCAGACTGCGTCGCCCCGCTGGGCGACGGCGCCGTCTTGTACTTTCACGGCGGTGGGTTCTTCACCGGCGGTTTCGACACCCACCTGCATGTCGTGGCGGCCCTCGCCCGGCGCACCGGGCTGCCGGTAGTGCACGTCGACTATCGGCAATTCCCCGACGTGAGCGTGGACGGCTCGGTGGAGGACTGCGTCGGCGCCTACCGCTGGCTGCTGGAACAGGGGGCAGACCCGGCCAAAACGGTGATCGCCGGAGACTCCGCAGGAGGCTTTCTCACGTTTGCCACCGCGCTTCGGTCCCAGCAGGAGGGGTTGCCGGCACCGGCCGGCGTCATTGGGATCTCAGCGCTGCTGGAGCTCGACGGAACGGCCCGCAGTACTCACCCGAACATGGGCACCGACGCATTCGGCATCGCGGACGCGCTGCCGGACCTCGTCGAGCATGTGTGCCCGTCGCTGCCGATGCGTCACGACCTGTCGCCGATCAACGGCCGGCTGGAAACCATGCCGCCGGCGCTGCTGATCGCCGCCGAGTCGGAGATCCTGCGCTGCGATAACGAACGGCTGCACGCCGCGCTGTTGGATCACGGCCGGTCCAGCCGGCTTGAGCTGTGGGCTCATCAGGTGCACGCGTTCCCGGCGCTGTTCCCCTTCCTGCCCGAGAGTCGGGCGGCGTTTGACCTGATCGTCCGTTTCGTCGCCGAACGCCTTGCTGACCCCGGTGAGTCCGGCGAGACCCGCCGAGAGGTTTCCTGA
- the dapB gene encoding 4-hydroxy-tetrahydrodipicolinate reductase — MRVAVLGAKGKVGATMVAAVHAAQDLTLSAEVDAGDELSLLTDSGTEVVIDFTHPAVVMDNLKFLIDNGIHAVVGTTGFTDERLAQVRSWIEAKPGSAVLIAPNFAIGAVLSMHFATQAAKYFESVEVIELHHPQKADAPSGTAARTAALIAEARKGLPPNPDATSTGLPGARGADVDGVPVHSVRLAGLVAHQEVLFGTMGETLTIRHDSIDRTSFVPGVLLAVRRVAEFPGLTIGVESLLDLK, encoded by the coding sequence ATGCGAGTAGCAGTACTGGGCGCCAAGGGCAAAGTCGGTGCCACGATGGTTGCGGCGGTGCACGCCGCGCAAGATCTCACCCTGTCCGCCGAGGTCGACGCCGGCGATGAACTGAGCCTGTTGACCGACAGCGGCACCGAGGTGGTGATCGACTTCACCCACCCCGCCGTCGTGATGGACAACCTGAAGTTCTTGATCGACAACGGGATCCACGCGGTGGTGGGCACCACCGGGTTCACCGACGAGCGGCTGGCCCAGGTGCGTTCCTGGATCGAGGCCAAGCCCGGTTCGGCGGTGCTGATCGCACCCAACTTCGCGATTGGCGCGGTGCTGTCGATGCATTTCGCGACCCAGGCCGCAAAGTACTTCGAATCGGTGGAGGTCATCGAGCTGCACCACCCGCAGAAGGCCGATGCGCCGTCGGGTACGGCCGCTCGCACCGCCGCGCTGATCGCCGAAGCCCGGAAAGGGCTTCCGCCCAACCCCGACGCCACCAGCACCGGCCTGCCCGGAGCGCGCGGCGCAGACGTGGACGGCGTGCCGGTGCACTCGGTTCGGCTGGCCGGGCTGGTCGCCCACCAGGAAGTGCTGTTCGGCACCATGGGGGAGACGCTGACCATCCGGCACGACAGCATTGACCGGACCTCATTCGTTCCCGGGGTGCTGCTGGCGGTGCGCCGGGTCGCCGAATTCCCCGGGCTCACGATCGGCGTCGAGTCCCTCCTCGACCTGAAGTAG
- a CDS encoding ribbon-helix-helix protein, CopG family, producing the protein MNNELSNLLNEARELEAVDSSEYTTAPATHPNREKAQTLTVRLTDDEMTRLRTAAAERRLPVSAVVRTAIAHELAPQPDDGTRELITALHDHNLAIVRTAK; encoded by the coding sequence GTGAACAACGAACTCAGCAACCTACTCAACGAGGCACGCGAGCTGGAAGCCGTCGACAGCTCTGAATACACGACCGCACCGGCCACCCACCCCAACCGCGAAAAGGCCCAAACCCTCACCGTGCGCCTCACCGACGATGAGATGACCCGGCTACGTACCGCTGCAGCAGAGCGCCGCCTACCGGTATCGGCCGTGGTGCGCACAGCCATCGCCCACGAACTGGCGCCACAACCCGACGACGGTACCCGCGAACTCATCACCGCGCTCCATGACCACAACCTCGCCATCGTCAGAACAGCGAAGTGA
- a CDS encoding YgaP family membrane protein, translating into MQDNNSHDAPPTRRMTFGIPQPAGWPLERVLHLMAGIIVLTSLTLGQLLDGRWRILTAFVGANLLLDAMVGWCPAKLLLHRLGIATTFERALRSSPKSTPACR; encoded by the coding sequence ATGCAGGACAACAACAGCCACGACGCACCCCCGACCCGGCGCATGACATTCGGCATCCCGCAACCAGCCGGATGGCCACTGGAACGGGTACTGCACCTCATGGCGGGAATCATCGTGCTGACCAGCCTGACTTTGGGGCAGCTGCTCGACGGGCGCTGGCGGATACTCACCGCGTTCGTCGGTGCCAACCTGCTGCTCGATGCGATGGTCGGCTGGTGTCCGGCAAAACTGCTGCTCCACCGCCTTGGCATAGCCACGACGTTTGAACGAGCACTGCGGTCGTCGCCGAAGTCGACCCCCGCTTGCCGATAG